A DNA window from Ficedula albicollis isolate OC2 chromosome 1, FicAlb1.5, whole genome shotgun sequence contains the following coding sequences:
- the GJA5 gene encoding gap junction alpha-5 protein has protein sequence MGEWSFLGDFLEKVHKHSTVVGKVWLTVLFIFRMLVLGTAAESSWGDEQSDFMCDTQQPGCENVCYDKAFPISHVRFWVLQIIFVSTPSLVYMGHAMHTVRMEEKRRMKEAEMEARESRNGGDTYYQQKCSAAEKAETKLSGWDEAGGQIILRGSLLNTYVYSILIRTAMEVAFIVGQYVLYGIFLETLYICQRAPCPHPVNCYVSRPTEKNVFIVFMLAVAVLSLFLSLAELYHLGWKKAKERCSRSSKGSPSAAPGRLESAPQAERAQMYTPPPDFNQCLSSPSGKFISPFSNKTASQQNTANFATERVHGQEDAAGEGPFMKASYVENPEVASDCAAPAFPESYFSEKRRFSKASRASSKARSDDLSV, from the coding sequence ATGGGGGAGTGGAGTTTCCTGGGAGACTTCCTCGAGAAGGTCCACAAGCACTCCACGGTGGTGGGGAAGGTCTGGCTGACCGTGCTCTTCATCTTCCggatgctggtgctggggaCGGCGGCCGAGTCCTCCTGGGGGGACGAGCAGTCTGACTTCATGTGCGACACCCAGCAGCCCGGCTGTGAGAACGTCTGCTACGACAAGGCTTTCCCCATCTCCCACGTGCGCTTCTGGGTCCTGCAGATCATCTTCGTGTCCACCCCGTCCCTGGTGTACATGGGCCATGCCATGCACACGGTGCGCatggaggagaagaggaggatgaaggaggcAGAGATGGAGGCGCGGGAGAGCAGGAACGGCGGTGACACGTACTACCAGCAGAAGTGCTCCGCGGCAGAGAAGGCAGAGACTAAGCTGTCCGGCTGGGATGAAGCAGGAGGCCAAATCATACTCAGGGGCAGCCTGCTGAACACCTATGTCTACAGCATTTTGATTCGAACTGCCATGGAAGTGGCCTTCATCGTGGGGCAGTACGTGCTGTACGGGATCTTCCTGGAGACGCTGTACATCTGCCAGCGGGCGCCGTGCCCCCACCCCGTCAACTGCTACGTGTCCCGCCCCACGGAGAAGAACGTCTTCATCGTCTTCATGCTGGCGGTGGCGGTGCTCTCGCTCTTCCTCAGCCTGGCCGAGCTGTACCACCTGGGCTGGAAGAAAGCCAAGGAGAGGTGCTCCCGCTCTTCCAAAGGCAGCCCCAGCGCAGCCCCCGGCAGGCTGGAGTCCGCCCCGCAGGCAGAGAGGGCTCAGATGTACACCCCGCCGCCGGATTTCAACCAGTGCCTCTCGAGTCCCAGCGGCAAGTTCATCAGCCCCTTCAGCAACAAGACGGCCTCCCAGCAGAACACCGCCAACTTCGCCACCGAGAGGGTGCACGGCCAGGAGGACGCTGCTGGGGAAGGGCCATTCATGAAGGCGAGCTACGTGGAGAATCCAGAGGTGGCGAGTGACTGCGCAGCCCCTGCCTTCCCCGAGAGCTACTTCAGCGAGAAGCGCCGCTTCAGCAAGGCCAGCCGTGCCAGCAGCAAGGCAAGGTCGGATGATTTGTCCGTGTGa